The following are encoded together in the Streptomyces rapamycinicus NRRL 5491 genome:
- a CDS encoding carboxypeptidase-like regulatory domain-containing protein: protein MSRFLPLERSTLYSPAWFIPFDDYARRVRAAGVTVQLDRYDDGDWLPLDDTAVRTPSAAFVYPGLGRCAEPWAARPRRHRARFTAPGYQPLYPADGGPFSAALVGVEFLVHPYDDGHPPPVVTEPRLVRLLPSVSFPYPPGLRTVHGVVVDAATRAPIANALVEARGQTSRDLTPWHERTLSDAAGAFRLALRWEGEKADEHAVEETFRVQATERPGRSGSLVVRLPQDTERRHVIEIRES from the coding sequence ATGAGCCGCTTCCTGCCGCTGGAGCGGTCGACGCTCTACAGCCCGGCCTGGTTCATCCCCTTCGACGACTACGCCCGGCGGGTGCGCGCCGCAGGGGTCACCGTCCAGCTGGACCGCTACGACGACGGCGACTGGCTGCCGCTGGACGACACGGCGGTGCGCACTCCCAGCGCCGCCTTCGTCTATCCGGGTCTTGGCCGGTGCGCCGAGCCGTGGGCGGCCCGGCCACGGCGCCACCGGGCCCGCTTCACGGCCCCCGGCTACCAGCCGCTGTACCCGGCCGACGGTGGGCCGTTCTCGGCCGCCCTGGTGGGCGTCGAGTTCCTGGTGCACCCGTATGACGACGGCCACCCGCCGCCGGTGGTGACCGAGCCCCGGCTGGTCCGGCTGCTGCCGAGCGTCTCCTTCCCCTACCCGCCGGGGCTGCGCACGGTGCACGGCGTCGTGGTCGACGCGGCCACGCGGGCGCCGATCGCCAACGCGCTGGTCGAGGCCAGGGGGCAGACCAGCCGGGACCTGACGCCATGGCACGAGCGCACCCTGTCCGACGCCGCGGGCGCCTTCCGGCTGGCCCTGCGGTGGGAGGGCGAGAAGGCCGACGAGCACGCCGTCGAGGAGACATTCCGCGTGCAGGCCACCGAGCGGCCGGGCCGGTCCGGATCGCTGGTCGTGCGGCTGCCCCAGGACACCGAGCGCCGGCACGTCATAGAGATCCGCGAGAGTTAA
- a CDS encoding DUF4255 domain-containing protein: protein MGDFGVIADVSTVIVDSLTQALRGLSQVEPPIAELNDLSETVQTPPPKLTVFLYEIAEDPTSRNRPPVRSQPPDPPTTRRPPMALLLRYLVTPWGGDQATQHRMLGRALQTFYDDAILDGAQLSGSLAASTDALHLSLTPLTLDQKSWVWYAIQKPYRLSLNYEVRVVNLDSAVETPVHPVHSRVISGAGLP, encoded by the coding sequence ATGGGCGACTTCGGCGTCATCGCCGACGTCTCCACGGTCATCGTGGACAGCCTGACCCAGGCCCTGCGCGGGCTGAGCCAGGTGGAACCGCCGATCGCGGAACTCAACGACCTCTCCGAGACGGTCCAGACACCACCGCCCAAACTCACGGTGTTCCTCTACGAGATCGCCGAGGACCCCACCTCGCGCAACCGGCCGCCGGTGCGCTCCCAGCCACCCGACCCACCGACCACCCGCAGGCCGCCGATGGCCCTGCTGCTGCGCTATCTGGTCACCCCGTGGGGCGGTGACCAGGCCACCCAGCACCGGATGCTCGGACGGGCCCTCCAGACGTTCTACGACGACGCGATCCTGGACGGCGCACAGCTGTCCGGCAGCCTGGCGGCGAGCACCGACGCGCTCCACCTCAGCCTGACCCCACTCACCTTGGACCAGAAGTCCTGGGTCTGGTACGCGATTCAGAAGCCGTACCGGCTGTCGCTCAACTACGAGGTCCGCGTGGTCAACCTGGACTCCGCCGTCGAGACGCCGGTCCACCCGGTGCACAGCCGGGTCATCAGCGGGGCGGGGCTGCCATGA
- a CDS encoding AfsR/SARP family transcriptional regulator yields MTLRLLKSFALSVDQNRVPISSSAQRLLALQNMPRSRTYVAGMLWPDVTASRANANLRSSLWRATRTGHQVIDASTQELAICKHIDVDIHVAATRAHQLLDMSRPCDDILTARTREDLSADLLPEWSENEWVLVEQEQYHELRLYALEAMTERLTAAGRHGEAVAAGLAAVRAEPLRESAHRVLMNAHLAAGNRGAALRQYEQCRRVLLEELGLEPSQTLRNLVPAHSGGGDAGIPAHPGGGSAAPEPLPTRRIVCHPAGEVPAQGTDTSAPAGTVPA; encoded by the coding sequence ATGACGTTGAGACTGCTCAAGAGTTTCGCGTTGTCGGTCGATCAGAATCGCGTTCCCATATCCTCCAGCGCCCAGCGCCTCCTCGCCCTCCAGAACATGCCGCGCAGCCGCACCTATGTGGCCGGAATGCTGTGGCCCGATGTCACGGCCTCCCGCGCCAACGCCAATCTCCGGTCGTCGTTATGGCGCGCCACGCGCACGGGGCATCAGGTCATCGACGCGTCCACGCAGGAACTGGCGATCTGCAAACACATCGACGTGGATATCCACGTGGCGGCGACGCGCGCGCACCAGCTGCTCGATATGTCGCGCCCGTGCGATGACATCCTCACCGCGCGGACGCGGGAGGATCTCTCGGCCGATCTCTTACCGGAGTGGTCGGAGAACGAGTGGGTGCTGGTCGAGCAGGAGCAATACCATGAACTCCGGCTGTACGCCCTGGAGGCGATGACCGAACGGCTGACGGCGGCGGGCCGCCATGGCGAGGCCGTCGCCGCCGGACTCGCCGCCGTACGCGCGGAACCCCTGCGGGAGAGCGCTCATCGCGTACTCATGAACGCGCATCTCGCCGCCGGCAACAGGGGCGCGGCCCTGCGGCAGTACGAGCAATGCCGCCGGGTGCTGCTCGAGGAGCTGGGCCTGGAGCCCTCCCAGACGCTGAGGAACCTGGTGCCGGCGCACTCCGGGGGCGGGGACGCCGGCATACCGGCGCACCCCGGGGGCGGGAGCGCCGCTCCGGAGCCGCTCCCGACACGTCGGATCGTCTGCCATCCGGCGGGCGAGGTCCCGGCGCAGGGCACGGACACCTCGGCTCCGGCCGGCACCGTGCCCGCGTGA
- a CDS encoding ABC transporter ATP-binding protein: MRPDTSPSWTPSTQEPEQPAQVRRILRLFRPYRGRLAVVGLLVAASALVSVASPFLLREILDTAIPDGRTGLLTLLALGMIAAAVVNSVFGVLQTLISTTVGQRVMHDLRTAVYDRLQRMPLAFFTRTRTGEVQSRIANDIGGMQATVTSTATSLVSNLTSVVASVVAMLALDWRLTVVSLLLLPVFVWISRRVGAERKKITSQRQKQMAAMSAMVTESLSVSGILLGRSMGRSESLTQQFAQESERLVGLEVRSNMAGRWRMSTIGIVMAAMPALIYWAAGIALQAGGPAVSIGTLVAFVSLQQGLLRPTVSLLSTGVQVQTSLALFARIFEYLDLPIDITEPADPVRLEKVRGEVRFDGVDFDYDSAAPDPAKGPAKGAAKAPARARAKGASKGTLRGIDLTVPAGGSLAVVGPTGSGKTTLSYLVPRLYDVTGGRLLIDGVDVRDLDFDSLARAVGVVSQETYLFHASVAENLRFAKPDATDEEIVAAAEAAQIHDHIASLPDGYDTLVGERGYRFSGGEKQRLAIARTILRDPPVLILDEATSALDTRTEQAVQEAIDALSAGRTTITIAHRLSTVRDADQIVVLDGGRIAERGTHEELLAKDGRYAALVRRDAHLSPVVPAV; this comes from the coding sequence ATGCGCCCCGACACATCTCCGTCATGGACACCGTCCACCCAGGAGCCCGAGCAGCCCGCCCAGGTGCGCCGCATCCTCCGGCTCTTCCGTCCCTACCGAGGCCGCCTCGCCGTGGTCGGTCTGCTGGTCGCCGCCTCCGCACTGGTCTCGGTCGCCTCGCCGTTCCTCCTCCGCGAGATCCTCGACACCGCCATCCCCGACGGCCGCACCGGACTGCTGACCCTGCTCGCCCTCGGCATGATCGCCGCGGCCGTCGTCAACAGCGTCTTCGGCGTTCTGCAGACCCTGATCTCCACCACCGTCGGCCAGCGCGTCATGCACGATCTGCGCACCGCGGTCTACGACCGGCTGCAGCGCATGCCGCTCGCCTTCTTCACCCGCACCCGCACCGGCGAGGTGCAGTCCCGTATCGCCAATGACATCGGCGGTATGCAGGCCACCGTCACCTCGACCGCGACCTCCCTGGTCTCCAACCTCACCAGCGTGGTCGCCAGCGTCGTCGCGATGCTCGCGCTCGACTGGCGGCTGACCGTGGTCTCCCTGCTCCTGCTGCCCGTCTTCGTCTGGATCAGCCGTCGCGTCGGCGCCGAGCGCAAGAAGATCACCTCGCAGCGCCAGAAGCAGATGGCGGCCATGTCCGCGATGGTCACCGAGTCCCTGTCGGTGAGCGGCATCCTGCTCGGCCGCAGCATGGGCCGGTCCGAGTCGCTCACCCAGCAGTTCGCCCAGGAGTCCGAGCGCCTGGTGGGCCTGGAAGTCCGCTCCAACATGGCCGGCCGCTGGCGGATGTCCACCATCGGCATCGTCATGGCCGCCATGCCCGCGCTCATCTACTGGGCCGCGGGCATCGCCCTCCAGGCCGGTGGCCCCGCCGTCTCCATCGGCACGCTCGTCGCCTTCGTCTCGCTCCAGCAGGGGCTGCTGCGGCCCACGGTGAGCCTGCTCTCCACCGGTGTGCAGGTGCAGACCTCCCTCGCCCTCTTCGCCCGCATCTTCGAATACCTCGATCTGCCGATCGACATCACCGAGCCCGCCGACCCGGTGCGGCTGGAGAAGGTGCGCGGCGAAGTCCGCTTCGACGGCGTCGACTTCGACTACGACAGCGCGGCTCCCGACCCCGCGAAGGGCCCCGCGAAGGGCGCCGCGAAGGCCCCCGCGAGGGCCCGTGCGAAGGGCGCGTCGAAGGGCACCCTGCGTGGCATCGATCTCACCGTCCCCGCGGGCGGCAGCCTGGCGGTCGTCGGACCGACCGGCTCCGGCAAGACGACCCTCAGCTATCTGGTGCCCCGGCTCTACGACGTGACCGGCGGCCGGCTGCTGATCGACGGTGTGGACGTGCGCGACCTCGACTTCGACTCCCTCGCCCGGGCCGTCGGCGTCGTCTCCCAGGAGACCTACCTCTTCCACGCCTCCGTCGCCGAGAATCTGCGCTTCGCGAAGCCCGACGCGACCGACGAGGAGATCGTGGCCGCCGCCGAGGCCGCCCAGATCCACGACCACATCGCCTCCCTCCCGGACGGCTATGACACCCTCGTGGGAGAGCGTGGCTACCGCTTCTCCGGTGGGGAGAAGCAGCGTCTGGCCATAGCCCGCACGATTCTGCGCGACCCGCCCGTCCTCATCCTCGACGAGGCCACCAGCGCCCTGGACACCCGCACCGAGCAGGCCGTCCAGGAGGCCATCGACGCCCTCTCGGCCGGCCGCACCACGATCACCATCGCCCACCGGCTCTCCACGGTGCGCGACGCCGACCAGATCGTCGTCCTCGACGGCGGCCGGATCGCCGAGCGGGGCACCCACGAGGAGCTGCTGGCCAAGGACGGGCGCTACGCCGCACTGGTGCGGCGCGACGCCCATCTCTCGCCGGTCGTCCCCGCTGTCTAG
- a CDS encoding MarR family winged helix-turn-helix transcriptional regulator, translated as MPTPETSRLVAEQLLRLTRRLHRAQKRYMEPLGITPAQSRLLRTVAHDDQPPRMADLAQRLEVVPRAVTTLVDALEAHGSVRRIPDPTNRRVVRVELTDTGRSTLRALREARRAAAEDILAPLSDQQRETLGELLDTLSGAPDHRC; from the coding sequence ATGCCCACGCCCGAGACATCCCGCCTCGTCGCGGAGCAGCTGCTGCGCCTGACTCGCAGACTGCACCGCGCCCAGAAGCGCTATATGGAGCCGCTGGGCATCACCCCCGCCCAGTCCCGCCTGCTGCGCACCGTCGCCCATGACGACCAGCCGCCACGGATGGCGGACCTGGCCCAGCGCCTGGAGGTGGTCCCGCGCGCCGTGACGACGCTGGTGGACGCCCTGGAGGCGCATGGCTCGGTGCGCCGCATACCGGATCCGACCAACCGCCGGGTGGTGCGCGTCGAGCTCACCGACACCGGGCGCTCGACGCTGCGCGCGCTGCGCGAGGCGCGCCGGGCCGCCGCGGAGGACATCCTCGCGCCGCTCAGCGATCAGCAGCGCGAGACGCTGGGCGAGCTGCTGGACACCCTGTCCGGCGCCCCGGACCACCGCTGCTGA
- a CDS encoding L,D-transpeptidase family protein has protein sequence MRISGTMSFRAAAAAAAALVLLTACGDGGGDSGGDKGADQGKQALRSGAPTPDPTRIPEVGDKLQSRIPDQSRQVVAVYGKGVNSGDATVVLYTKQGKAWERTRSWTAHNGKRGWTTSHHEGDKRSPVGVYTLSDAGGVLPDPGARLPYTSSGSFAAPHYWPKSHWTDFNYVIAIDYNRVKGTSPLDQTRPEGQSKGGSIWLHMDHGSGTSACVSLSKSGMEYLLKNLDPKLHPVVVMGDKAHLAA, from the coding sequence ATGCGAATTTCCGGCACGATGTCCTTCCGTGCGGCGGCCGCGGCCGCCGCGGCCCTCGTCCTCCTCACGGCCTGTGGCGACGGTGGTGGTGACAGCGGTGGTGACAAGGGCGCGGACCAGGGCAAACAGGCGCTGCGCAGTGGGGCGCCCACGCCGGATCCCACACGTATCCCGGAGGTGGGGGACAAGCTCCAGTCCCGGATCCCGGACCAGTCCCGTCAGGTCGTTGCGGTCTACGGCAAAGGGGTGAACTCCGGCGACGCGACCGTGGTCCTCTACACCAAGCAGGGCAAGGCATGGGAGCGGACCCGCAGTTGGACCGCGCACAACGGCAAGCGCGGCTGGACGACGAGCCATCACGAGGGCGACAAGCGCAGCCCGGTCGGGGTCTACACGCTCAGCGACGCGGGCGGTGTGCTGCCCGACCCCGGCGCCCGGCTGCCGTACACGTCGTCCGGTTCCTTCGCGGCGCCCCACTACTGGCCCAAGTCCCACTGGACGGACTTCAACTACGTCATCGCCATTGATTACAACCGCGTCAAGGGCACCTCACCGCTGGACCAGACCCGGCCCGAAGGACAGAGCAAGGGCGGCAGCATCTGGCTGCACATGGACCATGGCAGCGGCACCTCGGCCTGTGTCAGCCTCTCCAAGTCCGGTATGGAGTATCTGCTGAAGAACCTCGACCCCAAGCTGCACCCGGTGGTGGTCATGGGGGACAAGGCACACCTGGCCGCCTGA